DNA sequence from the Thiobacillus sp. SCUT-2 genome:
ATTGCATCGACCTGATCGGCGGGCCCTATCTCGAGGCGCGGCCGGACACGGTGGCGGTGTTCCGTCCCAAGTCCGCGCTGCGGCCGAGCGCGTGACTGCCGTCCTCGACGCCCTCGCGCACGCCCTGCGCGACCTCTTCCGGCCGCGCGTGCTGTGGGTGGTGGTGTGGCCGATGCTGCTGGCGGGCTTCATCTGGATCGTGCTCGCGGTGGCGTTCTGGTCCACCTTCTCGGGCTGGATCGCGCTCGGACTCGACAAGCTCGGCGTCCAGGCCTGGCTGACCGGCCTCGAACCCTCGTGGATCGCCAACGCCATCCAGGCCGTGCTGCACCTGCTGCTGTTCGTACCGCTCGTCTACGTCACCGCGCTCGTCATCACCGCGCTGTTCGGCATGCCGCCGCTGATCCGCCTCGTCGCCGAGCAGCGCTTTCCGGCGCTCGAGCGGAAGCGCGGCGGCAGCCTCGTCGGCAGCCTGGGGAGCGCCGTCGTCGCGGTGCTGCTGTTCATCGGCCTGTGGGTCGTGACGCTGCCGCTGTGGTTCCTCGGCGCCGGCGTCATCGTGCCCTTCATCGCCGCAGCCTATCTCAACCAGCGCCTGTTCCGCTACGACGCCGTCGCCGAGCACGCGAGCGCGGCCGAGATGCGCGCGCTGTTCCGCGAGGAACGCGGCGGCTGGTGGAGCCTCGGCCTGCTGACCGGGCTGGTTCAATTCGTGCCCCTGCTGAACCTGCTCGGGCCGGTGTTCGCTGCGCTGGCCTTCATCCACTACGGTCTCGCGCAGCTGGCGCAGCGGCGCAAGGATTCAGCCGCCGCCTGAGCCGAAGCGCTGCCGGAAGCCGGCGTCGAGATTGATCTCGTGCGCGGTCAGGGCGCCGATCACGCACTGCGCGAGGCTCGGCGGCATGACCGCGCGGCCCGCCGCGCCGACCAGCCGGCCGGCCATGATCTCGGCTTCGTGGCGCGGCGCCGCCTGCGGCAACTCGGGCTCGGCGTAGCCCTGCGGGTACAGCGGCCTCCCCTCGGCATCGTATTTGTCGGTCGCCCCCAGCGTGTGCAGCAGTTCGTGCGCGACGACGATGTCGTTCTGCCGCATCTGGCGCGGGTCGGCGAAAACGTGCACCACGCCGATCAGGCCCTTCTGCAACCCCAGCGAATGCTCCAGCGGCACGCCGTCCTGCGGCGCGTGATAGAGCAGGAAGAGCTTGATCCTTCCCAGCTGCGGCAGCCATCCGTCCGTGTGCCGGTACACCCACGCACGCAGCTTCAGGCTCCACCATGCGATCTTCAGAACGTTGCCATCGCGCGGCGGCGCCGGCGGTTTCTCATGCAGTTCCGGCAGCAGGCTGATCTGCACGGCAGGCGCTTGCCGGACGCCGTAGCGCGCGGTCTCGCGCTCGATAAACGCGCCGATGTCGTCGAAGTCGCTCGCCCGCAGCGCACGGATCGCGTCCGCCGCCTGCGCCGAGCCGTCGCCGTTGACCGGAATCACCGCCACGTCGAGTGGCGCGCGCCAGCCCCGCACCATGAACTGCTCGAGTTGGGTCAGGCCGAACGCGGCAGCGAGGATCCCGAGCAGGAGCAGGATGCGGATGCGGCGAAACGTCATGCGAGGTCTTCTGCGCGAGTCATTGCGTCGTCTCACGGCCCAGCGGGCGCGGGCTCGGCCACAGGCAGCGACCGCGCGCCGAGCGTGAGCTTGCTGCCCACCTGCTTGTCGCGAGCCGCCTGCTTCGCCGGCTCGCCGAGGCTGACGCGGCTGGCATCGAGGCCGAGGCGAAGCAACTCGGCGCGCATCGCCTGGCCGCGCGCCTGGGCGAGCTTGACGAGCGCGTCTTCGCCGACCGCGGTCTGCCGCGTCAGCCGTTCCAGCAGTTCGGCATGGAAAGGCGAGAGCGGGCCGGTGTCGCGCGTCTTGAAGCGGCGCGCGAGCCGCTCGACCATCTCGCTCTCCATGACACGCGCGGCGGCGCCGGCATTCGGATCGCGGAAGCTCGCGCGCAGCTTCTCGTACGCATCCTTGCCCGCCACCGCGGCGTAGCGGTCCTCGAGCCAGGTCTGGACGCGGTAGTTGTTGACGTCCACCGGGCCGGGGGCCTCGCCGGGGGCGAGCTTGATGCCGGCGGCCGCCGCGGCCTCGCGCCGCATCGTCTGCTCCTGCAGCGCACGGCGATCCGCATCGGGATCGTAGCCCGGCATCACGGTGAGCGTGAGCGCAGGCCGCTTCGCCAGCGCGTCGGCGATCGCCTTGAGCTTTTCCTGTTCCGGCGGCAGCAGCGCGCTGCTGCCCGGGTCGAAGTCGATCGCCTCGAGCTTCTCCGAGCTCACCCCGAGCAGCTTGCCGATCGCCCGGAAAGGCGCGGTCACGAGCTTGGTCAGCACGTTGACGAAGGCCTTCCAGATGATGCGGCCGTAGCTGAACTGCGGATCGTCGAGGCTGCCGGAGACCGGCAGGTCGAGGTCGATGACGCCGTGGCTGTCCTGCAGCAGCGCGATCGCGAGGTCGAGCGGCAGCTTCAGCGCGTCCGGGCTGTCGACGCGCTCGCCGAGCTTCAGCTGGTTGACGATGAACTTGTTCTCGCCTTCGAGCTGGCGATTCTTGATCTTGTATTCGAGGTCGACCGAAAGCTTGCCCGAATCGATCCGGCGACCGGCGAACTTGCCCGAGTAGGGCGTCAGCCGGGTCATCTCCAGGTTGCGGAAGGCGAGCGTGAGATCGGTGAAGTCGGTCGCGCGGAACGGCTGGAGCGTTCCGCGCACGCGCGCCGAGCCATAGTCGTCGACCTTGCCGTCGAGTTCGACCTGGGCCGTCGTCGCGGGGTCGGTCGACAGGCCCGTGATGACGCCGCCGAGGTCGTGCATGCGCGTGCCGAACTGCGGCGTCAGCGAGAGGTCGGCGAATTCCGCGTTGGCGCCGACGATGCGCAGGCGCTCGATCGAAACCGGGAACGCCGGCGCCTCCGGCTGCGGCGCCGGCTTCCGCGCCCCGGTCGGGCCCGCCGGGGCGGGGGCGGCCTTCGCCGGCGTGCGCAGGATGCGCTGCAGGTTGACCGACTTGTCCTCGAAGATGATCACCTTGCCGAACGGATGGGTGGCGACGAGCTCCTTCATCGACAGCCGGTTCGGGCCGAGGCTGACGCGCAGGCTGTCGGACGCCAGCCGTTGCCAGCCGAGGAAGGCGTCCTCGGTCTCCTCCTCGGTGATCGCCAGGTCGTCGACCGCGAAGCCGCCGCGGTAGGCGAGCTTCACGCCGGCCTTCGCGCGGGCGAAATCCAGGCGGCCGCGGGTCGACGCCGCGCCTGAATGCAGATGCAGGCGCGCGAAGCGGTTGACGTAGGGGGCGAAGGGCTCCAGCGCCAGCCCCGCGAGGCGCACGTCGAGCCGCCCCGACGCCTGCCCCGGCACCACCGTGCCGCTGGCGTTGAAGCGCCCCCCCTGCCTGACCGCGAATCCGGCTTCGAGCGGCACCGCCTTGTCGAGATCGAGGCTCAGGTCCTTCAGCGTGACGAAGCCGTCGGTGACGTCGAGCCGCACCGGCTTGGCCGGGGACTGGTCGACGATGGCGACCTCGGCGCCGTCGAGCGCGAGTCGCCCGAGGCGGACGTCGAAACCGGGACCGGCCGCCTCGCCGCCGCCCGCCGCCGGCGCCGCCGCCGGCGCGGCCGCCGCCTTCTTCAGGATCGCTGCCCAGTTGAGCGCGCCGTTCTTCTCCAGCACCACGCCGGTCTGGACGCCCTTCAGCTCGACGGCATCGATGGCGAGCTGCCTGTCCGCCAGCTTCAGCTGCGCGTTGACCAGCGCCGCGTGCTGCAGCGCCGCCACGGGCTGCGAACCCGATTCGACCCTGACCGGGCCCACCGCGGCGTTGACCGGGCCGACGTCGATCGCGGCCGTGGCGCCCACCGTGCCGTTCAGCGCCGCGGTGAGGCCGAAGCCTTCGGCATCGACCTGCAGCGGCGTGGCGAAGCCGCGGTCGGTGAACCGCGCCGACCAGTCGGCCAGCCGGATGTCGTGCACGCCGACCGTCCACGGTGCGGCCGGCGCAGCCGCCTTGCCTGGCGCCGGCTGCGGCGCAGGGGCGCCGGGCTCGACGGCGAACAGCGTCTGCCAGTCGAGCACGCCATGCGCATCGCGCGTCGCCGCGAGCTTCGCGCCGGTCAGGCTGACGCCGGCGATGTCGACCGTGCGTTTCGCGAGGTCGAAGCCGGCGTTGCCGACGCGCGCCTCGGCCAGCTGCAGGACCGGTGCGCTGCCGCCGCGCGGCGCCAGCGCAAGATTCTGCACGACGAGGTTGGCGCCGCTCACCTGCACCCAGGGCACGTCCTGCCCTGCCTGGTCGCGCACCATGGCAAAGCGGTAGCGCAGGCCGGCGGCAAGCGTCCCCGACGGCAGTTCGAAGTTGCGCGGGCTCTTGATCACGCGCAGCAGGTTGCCGAGCCGCACGCCCTGCAGCGCGAGCTCGCCGCGCGAGGCGACCGGGTTCAGGCCGACGTCGCCCTTCCATCTGAGCGTGCCGCCCTGCTCGGGCAGCTTCGCCGCGAGAAGGTAGTCGCCGCGGTCCTCGGGCAGCGTGGAGAGGCCGTCGAGCTCGATGCCGAGCGGCTCCAGCACCACCGAGAACGGCTTGCCGGGGCGG
Encoded proteins:
- a CDS encoding DUF748 domain-containing protein, which translates into the protein MWGRVVKIVLSLPFLIAAGLFGFYLVFGFFLIDPLAQKLLPWVGEKQLDSRLSVRQVKFNPLTLEATVDGLSLTEKSGAPLAAFERLYVNVDTTGLFRWAWRIRDLRLDAPHATVEIRPGGKLNWADLIARLNEDKKPPSDTIARVLIDHIKIAQGHLTYVDANRPGKPFSVVLEPLGIELDGLSTLPEDRGDYLLAAKLPEQGGTLRWKGDVGLNPVASRGELALQGVRLGNLLRVIKSPRNFELPSGTLAAGLRYRFAMVRDQAGQDVPWVQVSGANLVVQNLALAPRGGSAPVLQLAEARVGNAGFDLAKRTVDIAGVSLTGAKLAATRDAHGVLDWQTLFAVEPGAPAPQPAPGKAAAPAAPWTVGVHDIRLADWSARFTDRGFATPLQVDAEGFGLTAALNGTVGATAAIDVGPVNAAVGPVRVESGSQPVAALQHAALVNAQLKLADRQLAIDAVELKGVQTGVVLEKNGALNWAAILKKAAAAPAAAPAAGGGEAAGPGFDVRLGRLALDGAEVAIVDQSPAKPVRLDVTDGFVTLKDLSLDLDKAVPLEAGFAVRQGGRFNASGTVVPGQASGRLDVRLAGLALEPFAPYVNRFARLHLHSGAASTRGRLDFARAKAGVKLAYRGGFAVDDLAITEEETEDAFLGWQRLASDSLRVSLGPNRLSMKELVATHPFGKVIIFEDKSVNLQRILRTPAKAAPAPAGPTGARKPAPQPEAPAFPVSIERLRIVGANAEFADLSLTPQFGTRMHDLGGVITGLSTDPATTAQVELDGKVDDYGSARVRGTLQPFRATDFTDLTLAFRNLEMTRLTPYSGKFAGRRIDSGKLSVDLEYKIKNRQLEGENKFIVNQLKLGERVDSPDALKLPLDLAIALLQDSHGVIDLDLPVSGSLDDPQFSYGRIIWKAFVNVLTKLVTAPFRAIGKLLGVSSEKLEAIDFDPGSSALLPPEQEKLKAIADALAKRPALTLTVMPGYDPDADRRALQEQTMRREAAAAAGIKLAPGEAPGPVDVNNYRVQTWLEDRYAAVAGKDAYEKLRASFRDPNAGAAARVMESEMVERLARRFKTRDTGPLSPFHAELLERLTRQTAVGEDALVKLAQARGQAMRAELLRLGLDASRVSLGEPAKQAARDKQVGSKLTLGARSLPVAEPAPAGP
- a CDS encoding EI24 domain-containing protein, with amino-acid sequence MTAVLDALAHALRDLFRPRVLWVVVWPMLLAGFIWIVLAVAFWSTFSGWIALGLDKLGVQAWLTGLEPSWIANAIQAVLHLLLFVPLVYVTALVITALFGMPPLIRLVAEQRFPALERKRGGSLVGSLGSAVVAVLLFIGLWVVTLPLWFLGAGVIVPFIAAAYLNQRLFRYDAVAEHASAAEMRALFREERGGWWSLGLLTGLVQFVPLLNLLGPVFAALAFIHYGLAQLAQRRKDSAAA